A single region of the Malus sylvestris chromosome 8, drMalSylv7.2, whole genome shotgun sequence genome encodes:
- the LOC126633179 gene encoding pre-mRNA-splicing factor ATP-dependent RNA helicase DEAH1-like isoform X2 produces the protein MLVRKQQTYSLLDAYDDDDDDGGRSSVPVVSELRKPDSHKKRFRKKGLSQEDEDDEGIAQEEEKRRVKRRTSPDEDHGSESEEERLRDQREREQLERNIRERDTTATRKLTERKLSKKEEEEAIRRTNAFEKNDIEDLRKVSRQEYLKKREQKKLEEIRDDLEDEQYLFDGVKLTEAEYRELSYKKQIYEIVRKRSDEPEDANEYRMPDAYDDKNGVNQEKRFSVAVQRYRYQSAGDKMNPFAEQEAWEDHQIGKATLKFGSKNKKQMSDDYQFVFEDQIEFIKASVMDGDKFDDDGEPSELLESRAKSTLEKLQEDRKTLPIYTYRESLLDAVEKHQVLVIVGETGSGKTTQIPQYLHEAGYTKRGKIGCTQPRRVAAMSVAARVSQEMGVKLGHEVGYSIRFEDCTSEKTFLKYMTDGMLLREFLGEPDLASYSVVMVDEAHERTLSTDILFGLVKDIARFRPDLKLLISSATLDAEKFSDYFDSAPIFKIPGRRYPVEIHYTKAPEADYLDAAIVTSLQIHVTQPPGDILVFLTGQEEIETAEEIMKHRTRGLGTKIAELIICPIYANLPTELQSKIFEPTPEGARKVILATNIAETSLTIDGIKYVIDPGFCKMNSYNPRTGMESLLITPISKASAMQRAGRSGRTGPGKCYRLYTAYNYYNDLDDNTVPEVQRTNLANVVLSLKSLGIHDLLHFDFMDPPPSEALLKALELLFALSALNKVGELTKVGRRMAEFPLDPMLSKMIVASDKYKCSDEIISIAAMLSIGNSIFYRPKDKQVHADNARLNFHMGNVGDHIALLKVRSMKRARDIRDQLEGLLERVEIELVSNMSDNETIKKAITSGFFPHSAKLQKNGSYRTVKHPQTVHIHPSSGLSQVLPRWVIYHELVLTTKEYMRQVTELKPEWLVEIAPHYYQLKDVEDSLLKKMPRGEGRAQEG, from the exons ATGTTGGTCAGGAAGCAGCAGACATATTCTCTTTTGGATGCATATGATGACGATGACGATGATGGAGGTAGATCATCTGTCCCTGTTGTTTCAGAGTTAAGGAAACCAGATTCCCATAAGAAGCGGTTTAGGAAGAAGGGTTTGAGTCAAGAAGATGAAGACGATGAG GGGATTGCACAAGAGGAAGAAAAGAGAAGGGTAAAAAGACGAACTTCGCCAGACGAAGATCATGGTTCAGAG tcagaagaagaaagattgcGTGATCAAAGAGAGAGGGAGCAATTGGAGCGGAATATAAGGGAGCGGGACACAACAGCAACACGAAAG TTAACGGAGAGAAAGTTGTCAAAAAAGGAAGAAG AGGAGGCTATTCGGAGAACAAATGCTTTTGAGAAAAATGACATTGAAGATTTAAG AAAAGTTTCAAGACAAGAATATCTAAAGAAAAGGGAGCAAAAGAAGTTGGAGGAAATCAG AGATGATTTAGAGGATGAGCAATACTTATTTGATGGCGTGAAACTCACTGAAGCAGAATATCGCGAATTAAG TTACAAGAAACAAATATACGAAATTGTGAGGAAGAGGTCAGATGAACCTGAGGATGCCAATGAG TACAGGATGCCGGATGCCTATGATGACAAGAATGGTGTTAATCAGGAGAAGAGATTTTCTGTGGCTGTGCAACGCTACAG GTACCAGAGTGCTGGGGATAAAATGAACCCATTTGCAGAACAGGAAGCTTGGGAGGATCACCAAATTG GAAAGGCAACGCTGAAATttggttcaaaaaataaaaagcaaatgTCAGATGACTATCA ATTTGTATTTGAGGACCAGATTGAGTTTATCAAGGCATCGGTGATGGATGGTGATAAG TTTGATGATGATGGGGAACCCTCCGAGCTACTTGAGTCGAGGGCGAAATCAACCTTAGAGAAGCTCCAG GAGGATAGAAAAACATTACCCATCTACACATACCGTGAATCATTGCTCGATGCTGTTGAAAAACATCAG GTCCTTGTTATTGTTGGTGAAACCGGTTCTGGAAAAACTACACAGATACCCCAATATCTTCACGAGGCCGGATACACAAAGCGTGGAAAG attGGATGCACACAACCACGGCGAGTTGCTGCTATGAGTGTTGCTGCAAGGGTTTCTCAAGAAATGGGGGTCAAACTTGGGCATGAG GTTGGTTATTCCATTCGTTTTGAGGATTGCACATCCGAAAAGACTTTTTTGAAATATATGACAGATGGAATGCTGTTGCGAGAATTCCTTGGTGAACCAGATCTGGCTAGCTACAG TGTCGTGATGGTGGACGAGGCCCATGAGCGAACACTGTCAACTGATATTCTATTTGGATTAGTAAAG GATATTGCTCGGTTTAGACCCGATCTTAAACTGCTTATCTCAAGTGCAACGCTTGATGCTGAAAAGTTCAGTGATTATTTTGATTCTGCTCCAATTTTTAAAATTCCTGGGAGGCGGTATCctgttgaaatacattacacgAAAGCACCAGAAGCTGATTACTTAGATGCAGCAATTGTAACTTCACTCCAAATCCATGTGACACAACCTCCGGGAGATATATTGGTGTTCCTCACTGGTCAAGAAGAAATCGAGACAGCAGAAGAAATAATGAAGCACAGAACACGGGGTCTAGGGACAAAAATTGCTGAGCTGATTATTTGTCCCATATATGCAAACCTACCAACTGAGCTGCAATCAAAAATTTTTGAACCCACACCTGAAGGGGCAAGGAAGGTTATCCTTGCCACAAATATTGCAGAAACTTCGCTTACCATTGATGGGATCAAATATGTTATTGACCCTGGTTTTTGCAAGATGAACTCCTATAATCCAAGGACTGGTATGGAGTCGTTGTTAATCACTCCCATCTCAAAGGCATCTGCAATGCAGAGGGCAGGTCGATCTGGTCGAACTGGTCCTGGAAAGTGCTACCGCTTATATACTGCCTACAATTATTACAATGATTTGGACGACAACACAGTACCAGAAGTGCAGAGGACTAATCTTGCAAATGTTGTGCTTTCATTGAAGAGCCTTGGTATTCATGACTTGTTACATTTTGATTTTATGGACCCTCCACCATCTGAAGCATTACTAAAAGCCCTGGAACTTTTATTTGCACTAAGTGCATTAAATAAGGTGGGTGAGTTGACTAAAGTTGGTCGAAGGATGGCAGAGTTTCCACTTGACCCCATGCTATCTAAGATGATAGTTGCTTCTGATAAGTACAAGTGTTCAGATGAGATTATTTCCATTGCTGCCATGCTTTCCATTGGTAATTCAATCTTTTACCGTCCAAAGGACAAGCAAGTTCATGCGGACAATGCACGATTGAATTTTCACATGGGGAATGTCGGAGATCACATTGCGTTGCTCAAG GTGAGAAGCATGAAGCGTGCTAGAGATATTAGAGACCAGCTCGAGGGACTCTTGGAGAGGGTGGAGATTGAGCTGGTTTCAAATATGAGTGATAACGAGACTATTAAGAAGGCCATTACATCTG GCTTCTTCCCTCATTCTGCAAAGCTTCAAAAGAATGGATCTTATAGAACGGTCAAACATCCACAGACTGTCCATATACATCCGAGCTCAGGGCTCTCACAG GTGCTTCCGAGATGGGTTATATACCATGAATTGGTACTTACGACCAAGGAATATATGAGACAG GTGACAGAATTAAAGCCAGAGTGGTTAGTGGAAATAGCTCCGCATTATTACCAGCTGAAGGATGTTGAAGATT CATTATTAAAGAAAATGCCTCGTGGAGAAGGGCGTGCGCAAGAAGGCTGA
- the LOC126632519 gene encoding putative disease resistance protein RGA3, producing the protein MADGIIAMLLERLVLTVYEYVDGEMKHVLNVAKEIDDFAAKLKGIQAVLEDAEQRQVKDASVRIWLDKLNDISYKMVDVLDTDILKQQVEHQEREGENVAPKKKMKKKVAFSVSPSCFCFRKAKEVTFRHEFARKIKDLNDKLSVTDEQRRNTLVFQLNQNGIQQVPKRQETSHYVDMSKVFGRENEKNVLITKLLSDGREDRRGIFIIPILGMGGMGKTTLTQLAYNLAKVQTYFDKRIWVCVSHPFDEIKIAKAISSDNPPTSNDQLSHVLDSMSTSIKGKRFLIVLDDVWTHDPEKWELLRIPLIQSGAKGSRILVTTRQHDVVDKMEATRDMINLEELSENFCLSIFDHFSGRQVDEFEDISKEMVERCRDLPLAAKALGSLMRNKRTMREWLDVLNSKIWDQEEVEQKVFQPLLLSYYDLAPTIKCCLLYCASFPKDYEFEKDNLINLWMAQDYLNSKGNKDKGEVGQEFFDNLVARSFFSRFEEI; encoded by the coding sequence ATGGCTGACGGGATCATTGCCATGCTACTGGAGCGGCTGGTTTTAACAGTTTATGAGTACGTAGACGGAGAGAtgaaacatgttttgaatgtCGCGAAAGAAATTGATGATTTCGCTGCCAAACTCAAGGGCATTCAAGCTGTTCTCGAAGATGCGGAGCAAAGACAAGTGAAGGATGCCAGCGTCAGAATCTGGTTGGATAAGCTGAATGACATATCCTACAAAATGGTGGACGTGCTGGACACTGACATACTGAAACAACAAGTTGAGCACCAAGAACGAGAAGGTGAAAATGTTGCTCctaagaagaagatgaagaagaaggtaGCTTTCTCTGTTTCCCCTAGTTGCTTTTGTTTTCGCAAAGCCAAAGAGGTAACTTTTCGCCATGAATTTGCGAGAAAGATAAAAGATTTGAATGATAAGTTAAGTGTGACTGATGAGCAAAGAAGAAACACACTTGTGTTTCAACTCAATCAAAACGGCATTCAACAAGTACCTAAACGACAAGAGACTTCTCATTATGTCGACATGTCTAAGGTATTTGGccgagaaaatgaaaaaaatgttttgattacAAAGCTGTTGAGTGATGGTAGAGAAGATCGGAGGGGGATCTTTATCATCCCTATTCTAGGGATGGGAGGAATGGGAAAGACAACTTTGACCCAATTAGCTTATAATCTTGCTAAAGTTCAAACCTATTTTGATAAGAGAATATGGGTCTGTGTGTCACACCCGTTTGATGAGATTAAGATTGCCAAAGCCATAAGCAGTGATAACCCCCCAACTTCAAATGATCAATTGAGCCATGTCTTGGACTCTATGTCAACATCAATCAAGGGCAAGAGATTTCTCATTGTCCTAGATGATGTGTGGACCCACGACCCTGAAAAGTGGGAACTATTAAGGATACCACTTATCCAAAGTGGTGCTAAAGGCAGTAGAATATTGGTAACTACAAGACAACATGATGTTGTTGATAAAATGGAAGCAACAAGGGACATGATTAATCTAGAAGAGTTGAGTGAAAATTTTTGTTTGTCAATCTTCGACCACTTTTCCGGTAGGCAagtagatgagtttgaagataTTAGTAAGGAAATGGTAGAGAGATGCAGGGATTTGCCTCTCGCTGCAAAAGCTTTAGGCAGTCTCATGCGCAACAAGAGAACAATGAGGGAATGGTTAGATGTCTTGAATAGTAAGATATGGGATCAAGAAGAGGTGGAGCAAAAAGTTTTTCAACCACTTTTACTAAGTTATTATGATTTGGCCCCAACAATCAAATGTTGTCTTTTGTATTGTGCTAGTTTTCCTAAAGATTATGAGTTTGAGAAGGATAATTTGATTAATCTTTGGATGGCACAAGATTATCTTAATTCAAAAGGTAATAAAGATAAGGGAGAAGTTGGTCAAGAATTTTTTGATAACTTAGTTGCACGATCTtttttttcaagatttgaagaAATATAG
- the LOC126633179 gene encoding pre-mRNA-splicing factor ATP-dependent RNA helicase DEAH1-like isoform X1, giving the protein MLVRKQQTYSLLDAYDDDDDDGGRSSVPVVSELRKPDSHKKRFRKKGLSQEDEDDEGIAQEEEKRRVKRRTSPDEDHGSESEEERLRDQREREQLERNIRERDTTATRKLTERKLSKKEEEEAIRRTNAFEKNDIEDLRKVSRQEYLKKREQKKLEEIRDDLEDEQYLFDGVKLTEAEYRELSYKKQIYEIVRKRSDEPEDANEYRMPDAYDDKNGVNQEKRFSVAVQRYRYQSAGDKMNPFAEQEAWEDHQIGKATLKFGSKNKKQMSDDYQFVFEDQIEFIKASVMDGDKFDDDGEPSELLESRAKSTLEKLQEDRKTLPIYTYRESLLDAVEKHQVLVIVGETGSGKTTQIPQYLHEAGYTKRGKIGCTQPRRVAAMSVAARVSQEMGVKLGHEVGYSIRFEDCTSEKTFLKYMTDGMLLREFLGEPDLASYSVVMVDEAHERTLSTDILFGLVKDIARFRPDLKLLISSATLDAEKFSDYFDSAPIFKIPGRRYPVEIHYTKAPEADYLDAAIVTSLQIHVTQPPGDILVFLTGQEEIETAEEIMKHRTRGLGTKIAELIICPIYANLPTELQSKIFEPTPEGARKVILATNIAETSLTIDGIKYVIDPGFCKMNSYNPRTGMESLLITPISKASAMQRAGRSGRTGPGKCYRLYTAYNYYNDLDDNTVPEVQRTNLANVVLSLKSLGIHDLLHFDFMDPPPSEALLKALELLFALSALNKVGELTKVGRRMAEFPLDPMLSKMIVASDKYKCSDEIISIAAMLSIGNSIFYRPKDKQVHADNARLNFHMGNVGDHIALLKVYNSWKETNYSTQWCYENYVQVRSMKRARDIRDQLEGLLERVEIELVSNMSDNETIKKAITSGFFPHSAKLQKNGSYRTVKHPQTVHIHPSSGLSQVLPRWVIYHELVLTTKEYMRQVTELKPEWLVEIAPHYYQLKDVEDSLLKKMPRGEGRAQEG; this is encoded by the exons ATGTTGGTCAGGAAGCAGCAGACATATTCTCTTTTGGATGCATATGATGACGATGACGATGATGGAGGTAGATCATCTGTCCCTGTTGTTTCAGAGTTAAGGAAACCAGATTCCCATAAGAAGCGGTTTAGGAAGAAGGGTTTGAGTCAAGAAGATGAAGACGATGAG GGGATTGCACAAGAGGAAGAAAAGAGAAGGGTAAAAAGACGAACTTCGCCAGACGAAGATCATGGTTCAGAG tcagaagaagaaagattgcGTGATCAAAGAGAGAGGGAGCAATTGGAGCGGAATATAAGGGAGCGGGACACAACAGCAACACGAAAG TTAACGGAGAGAAAGTTGTCAAAAAAGGAAGAAG AGGAGGCTATTCGGAGAACAAATGCTTTTGAGAAAAATGACATTGAAGATTTAAG AAAAGTTTCAAGACAAGAATATCTAAAGAAAAGGGAGCAAAAGAAGTTGGAGGAAATCAG AGATGATTTAGAGGATGAGCAATACTTATTTGATGGCGTGAAACTCACTGAAGCAGAATATCGCGAATTAAG TTACAAGAAACAAATATACGAAATTGTGAGGAAGAGGTCAGATGAACCTGAGGATGCCAATGAG TACAGGATGCCGGATGCCTATGATGACAAGAATGGTGTTAATCAGGAGAAGAGATTTTCTGTGGCTGTGCAACGCTACAG GTACCAGAGTGCTGGGGATAAAATGAACCCATTTGCAGAACAGGAAGCTTGGGAGGATCACCAAATTG GAAAGGCAACGCTGAAATttggttcaaaaaataaaaagcaaatgTCAGATGACTATCA ATTTGTATTTGAGGACCAGATTGAGTTTATCAAGGCATCGGTGATGGATGGTGATAAG TTTGATGATGATGGGGAACCCTCCGAGCTACTTGAGTCGAGGGCGAAATCAACCTTAGAGAAGCTCCAG GAGGATAGAAAAACATTACCCATCTACACATACCGTGAATCATTGCTCGATGCTGTTGAAAAACATCAG GTCCTTGTTATTGTTGGTGAAACCGGTTCTGGAAAAACTACACAGATACCCCAATATCTTCACGAGGCCGGATACACAAAGCGTGGAAAG attGGATGCACACAACCACGGCGAGTTGCTGCTATGAGTGTTGCTGCAAGGGTTTCTCAAGAAATGGGGGTCAAACTTGGGCATGAG GTTGGTTATTCCATTCGTTTTGAGGATTGCACATCCGAAAAGACTTTTTTGAAATATATGACAGATGGAATGCTGTTGCGAGAATTCCTTGGTGAACCAGATCTGGCTAGCTACAG TGTCGTGATGGTGGACGAGGCCCATGAGCGAACACTGTCAACTGATATTCTATTTGGATTAGTAAAG GATATTGCTCGGTTTAGACCCGATCTTAAACTGCTTATCTCAAGTGCAACGCTTGATGCTGAAAAGTTCAGTGATTATTTTGATTCTGCTCCAATTTTTAAAATTCCTGGGAGGCGGTATCctgttgaaatacattacacgAAAGCACCAGAAGCTGATTACTTAGATGCAGCAATTGTAACTTCACTCCAAATCCATGTGACACAACCTCCGGGAGATATATTGGTGTTCCTCACTGGTCAAGAAGAAATCGAGACAGCAGAAGAAATAATGAAGCACAGAACACGGGGTCTAGGGACAAAAATTGCTGAGCTGATTATTTGTCCCATATATGCAAACCTACCAACTGAGCTGCAATCAAAAATTTTTGAACCCACACCTGAAGGGGCAAGGAAGGTTATCCTTGCCACAAATATTGCAGAAACTTCGCTTACCATTGATGGGATCAAATATGTTATTGACCCTGGTTTTTGCAAGATGAACTCCTATAATCCAAGGACTGGTATGGAGTCGTTGTTAATCACTCCCATCTCAAAGGCATCTGCAATGCAGAGGGCAGGTCGATCTGGTCGAACTGGTCCTGGAAAGTGCTACCGCTTATATACTGCCTACAATTATTACAATGATTTGGACGACAACACAGTACCAGAAGTGCAGAGGACTAATCTTGCAAATGTTGTGCTTTCATTGAAGAGCCTTGGTATTCATGACTTGTTACATTTTGATTTTATGGACCCTCCACCATCTGAAGCATTACTAAAAGCCCTGGAACTTTTATTTGCACTAAGTGCATTAAATAAGGTGGGTGAGTTGACTAAAGTTGGTCGAAGGATGGCAGAGTTTCCACTTGACCCCATGCTATCTAAGATGATAGTTGCTTCTGATAAGTACAAGTGTTCAGATGAGATTATTTCCATTGCTGCCATGCTTTCCATTGGTAATTCAATCTTTTACCGTCCAAAGGACAAGCAAGTTCATGCGGACAATGCACGATTGAATTTTCACATGGGGAATGTCGGAGATCACATTGCGTTGCTCAAG GTTTATAATTCATGGAAAGAGACCAATTATTCAACCCAGTGGTGTTACGAGAATTATGTACAG GTGAGAAGCATGAAGCGTGCTAGAGATATTAGAGACCAGCTCGAGGGACTCTTGGAGAGGGTGGAGATTGAGCTGGTTTCAAATATGAGTGATAACGAGACTATTAAGAAGGCCATTACATCTG GCTTCTTCCCTCATTCTGCAAAGCTTCAAAAGAATGGATCTTATAGAACGGTCAAACATCCACAGACTGTCCATATACATCCGAGCTCAGGGCTCTCACAG GTGCTTCCGAGATGGGTTATATACCATGAATTGGTACTTACGACCAAGGAATATATGAGACAG GTGACAGAATTAAAGCCAGAGTGGTTAGTGGAAATAGCTCCGCATTATTACCAGCTGAAGGATGTTGAAGATT CATTATTAAAGAAAATGCCTCGTGGAGAAGGGCGTGCGCAAGAAGGCTGA
- the LOC126633179 gene encoding pre-mRNA-splicing factor ATP-dependent RNA helicase DEAH1-like isoform X3, translating to MLVRKQQTYSLLDAYDDDDDDGGRSSVPVVSELRKPDSHKKRFRKKGLSQEDEDDEGIAQEEEKRRVKRRTSPDEDHGSESEEERLRDQREREQLERNIRERDTTATRKLTERKLSKKEEEEAIRRTNAFEKNDIEDLRKVSRQEYLKKREQKKLEEIRDDLEDEQYLFDGVKLTEAEYRELSYKKQIYEIVRKRSDEPEDANEYRMPDAYDDKNGVNQEKRFSVAVQRYRYQSAGDKMNPFAEQEAWEDHQIGKATLKFGSKNKKQMSDDYQFVFEDQIEFIKASVMDGDKFDDDGEPSELLESRAKSTLEKLQEDRKTLPIYTYRESLLDAVEKHQVLVIVGETGSGKTTQIPQYLHEAGYTKRGKIGCTQPRRVAAMSVAARVSQEMGVKLGHEVGYSIRFEDCTSEKTFLKYMTDGMLLREFLGEPDLASYSVVMVDEAHERTLSTDILFGLVKDIARFRPDLKLLISSATLDAEKFSDYFDSAPIFKIPGRRYPVEIHYTKAPEADYLDAAIVTSLQIHVTQPPGDILVFLTGQEEIETAEEIMKHRTRGLGTKIAELIICPIYANLPTELQSKIFEPTPEGARKVILATNIAETSLTIDGIKYVIDPGFCKMNSYNPRTGMESLLITPISKASAMQRAGRSGRTGPGKCYRLYTAYNYYNDLDDNTVPEVQRTNLANVVLSLKSLGIHDLLHFDFMDPPPSEALLKALELLFALSALNKVGELTKVGRRMAEFPLDPMLSKMIVASDKYKCSDEIISIAAMLSIGNSIFYRPKDKQVHADNARLNFHMGNVGDHIALLKVYFRLPLLYSFVSIFPLVNMSDVYGFKP from the exons ATGTTGGTCAGGAAGCAGCAGACATATTCTCTTTTGGATGCATATGATGACGATGACGATGATGGAGGTAGATCATCTGTCCCTGTTGTTTCAGAGTTAAGGAAACCAGATTCCCATAAGAAGCGGTTTAGGAAGAAGGGTTTGAGTCAAGAAGATGAAGACGATGAG GGGATTGCACAAGAGGAAGAAAAGAGAAGGGTAAAAAGACGAACTTCGCCAGACGAAGATCATGGTTCAGAG tcagaagaagaaagattgcGTGATCAAAGAGAGAGGGAGCAATTGGAGCGGAATATAAGGGAGCGGGACACAACAGCAACACGAAAG TTAACGGAGAGAAAGTTGTCAAAAAAGGAAGAAG AGGAGGCTATTCGGAGAACAAATGCTTTTGAGAAAAATGACATTGAAGATTTAAG AAAAGTTTCAAGACAAGAATATCTAAAGAAAAGGGAGCAAAAGAAGTTGGAGGAAATCAG AGATGATTTAGAGGATGAGCAATACTTATTTGATGGCGTGAAACTCACTGAAGCAGAATATCGCGAATTAAG TTACAAGAAACAAATATACGAAATTGTGAGGAAGAGGTCAGATGAACCTGAGGATGCCAATGAG TACAGGATGCCGGATGCCTATGATGACAAGAATGGTGTTAATCAGGAGAAGAGATTTTCTGTGGCTGTGCAACGCTACAG GTACCAGAGTGCTGGGGATAAAATGAACCCATTTGCAGAACAGGAAGCTTGGGAGGATCACCAAATTG GAAAGGCAACGCTGAAATttggttcaaaaaataaaaagcaaatgTCAGATGACTATCA ATTTGTATTTGAGGACCAGATTGAGTTTATCAAGGCATCGGTGATGGATGGTGATAAG TTTGATGATGATGGGGAACCCTCCGAGCTACTTGAGTCGAGGGCGAAATCAACCTTAGAGAAGCTCCAG GAGGATAGAAAAACATTACCCATCTACACATACCGTGAATCATTGCTCGATGCTGTTGAAAAACATCAG GTCCTTGTTATTGTTGGTGAAACCGGTTCTGGAAAAACTACACAGATACCCCAATATCTTCACGAGGCCGGATACACAAAGCGTGGAAAG attGGATGCACACAACCACGGCGAGTTGCTGCTATGAGTGTTGCTGCAAGGGTTTCTCAAGAAATGGGGGTCAAACTTGGGCATGAG GTTGGTTATTCCATTCGTTTTGAGGATTGCACATCCGAAAAGACTTTTTTGAAATATATGACAGATGGAATGCTGTTGCGAGAATTCCTTGGTGAACCAGATCTGGCTAGCTACAG TGTCGTGATGGTGGACGAGGCCCATGAGCGAACACTGTCAACTGATATTCTATTTGGATTAGTAAAG GATATTGCTCGGTTTAGACCCGATCTTAAACTGCTTATCTCAAGTGCAACGCTTGATGCTGAAAAGTTCAGTGATTATTTTGATTCTGCTCCAATTTTTAAAATTCCTGGGAGGCGGTATCctgttgaaatacattacacgAAAGCACCAGAAGCTGATTACTTAGATGCAGCAATTGTAACTTCACTCCAAATCCATGTGACACAACCTCCGGGAGATATATTGGTGTTCCTCACTGGTCAAGAAGAAATCGAGACAGCAGAAGAAATAATGAAGCACAGAACACGGGGTCTAGGGACAAAAATTGCTGAGCTGATTATTTGTCCCATATATGCAAACCTACCAACTGAGCTGCAATCAAAAATTTTTGAACCCACACCTGAAGGGGCAAGGAAGGTTATCCTTGCCACAAATATTGCAGAAACTTCGCTTACCATTGATGGGATCAAATATGTTATTGACCCTGGTTTTTGCAAGATGAACTCCTATAATCCAAGGACTGGTATGGAGTCGTTGTTAATCACTCCCATCTCAAAGGCATCTGCAATGCAGAGGGCAGGTCGATCTGGTCGAACTGGTCCTGGAAAGTGCTACCGCTTATATACTGCCTACAATTATTACAATGATTTGGACGACAACACAGTACCAGAAGTGCAGAGGACTAATCTTGCAAATGTTGTGCTTTCATTGAAGAGCCTTGGTATTCATGACTTGTTACATTTTGATTTTATGGACCCTCCACCATCTGAAGCATTACTAAAAGCCCTGGAACTTTTATTTGCACTAAGTGCATTAAATAAGGTGGGTGAGTTGACTAAAGTTGGTCGAAGGATGGCAGAGTTTCCACTTGACCCCATGCTATCTAAGATGATAGTTGCTTCTGATAAGTACAAGTGTTCAGATGAGATTATTTCCATTGCTGCCATGCTTTCCATTGGTAATTCAATCTTTTACCGTCCAAAGGACAAGCAAGTTCATGCGGACAATGCACGATTGAATTTTCACATGGGGAATGTCGGAGATCACATTGCGTTGCTCAAGGTATACTTTCGCCTTCCTTTACTGTATAGTTTTGTTTCCATATTCCCTTTAGTGAACATGTCTGATGTTTACGGCTTTAAACCATGA